The nucleotide sequence taggAGCAGTAACTGGCTTTATGAGGGTCATATAATGTAAAGAAGGACTGGTTGTTAGAAATACTTTAAGACACTATATGTTAGTTATTGGCAATTTTAGTACTTGTGCTTCCGAGGAGCCAGTAAGACACTCATCTGCTActaatacattattatttacagtattactACTGACACTGTAGCTGTtaatatcattatttttatgttacTTCGAGTTACTTCGAACCACTGCTTACTTTTCTAAGTTCCATGTGAATGGTGTTCTGTGCTGTATAAGAGCTCACCTCATATTTATGACCCAGAAACAGAAGGAAAGGACTTTAAAGAGGGTCCAAGGGTGTCCCTTTGTGTTGAAAGGTGGTGAGGACATAAGGGctgtgatgatacacttggaTCCCGACACGTGACGATGCACGAGAACAAGCggagaagatttttaacaccGCTTTGAATAAAtaggaaatgctgaaatatatgaattTGAGCATTAAATACCTACAATACTTAGACTACTTATCAATGTATGATGTATCATTAGTTATCTATAACCTAAATGTATAAATAGTAATGTAATAAGCTAAACATATTATTAGTTATCTACAGTATATTCGTAACTATTAGTTCTAAATAACAAACTTAATAGTAATATGTGTCCTAAACGTATCATTAGTTATTTATAATGAATCTAAGCTTGCATCAAATGAGATTCTGCTTGAGTGTCCAGTGCAGGTGGTGAATAACCTGCatcacatattttgtaaatgaATAGCAACTTTCAAATACTTTTATATTTGGCAATAAGAGTACAATGTGaaatttatttacagtatttcattAAAATTACTATGGAAATACAGACAAGAACACGTCTGTCTCTCCTGTGACACCAAGAGAAAATAAACTGTTAGTGAATAAGAAAGTGTTAACAATACACTGACACTCAAATTAGgttattaaaaacaataacaccATTCTGAACACAAAGTTTTCAGTGCAAGATGATTTGAGAAATGAGACAGATTAcattatttcattcaaaaaataacaaacttttgttttaatttgtgttggGTGCTCTGTAAGTTCTGTTCCTACTAAAAAACTCAGAGTGAAGAAGGATCCTGTAGAtacaaaattataattaaaattgCCTGCAAGCTTATTACATAAGGTCTGCTTTGGGAGATCACCGTGCACGATGAAAAGAAGGACAAACACAGTGTGTTaataaacacaagcacacaaacacaaccttCACTGCACAGTATAAAAAGCTCCACTATCTTTACACACGAGCTCCCCCTGCCTGTCATCACATGAGTGAGCAGCTGCCTTTGGACGAGGTGGTCCAGCGCAGCCAGCTCAGTTTATTGTCACTGTAAGGTGGGTAGCGCAGGCGGTTGAGTCTCTCTAAAGCCCAGCCACGCAGCATGCAGGCCCGCCGGTGGCTGAACGTCTCAAAGGTCCAGCGGCCATGGTAACTGCCCCAACCACTGGCTCctggagggagaaaaaaaatttcCACCAGtcaaaaaaacatgcaacatgTCCCAGTGTCTCTCTTCATTATATAAAATCAGCCTATAAATAACTTAGAAACCATCAAGGCCACTCTGAAGATGTTCTCTGACCTGACTGAACTTCAGATTTGAAGTAAAATGATTCAATTCCACTACAGCCAAATAAAGAAATGCGTCttaatccaaaaataaaaaacctcaACCCTCTTCAGTAGTGGTAACTTTTGAAAGTGGGCGGCTCAATGATCACACGAGTAGGAGAAGCTTTAGACCAGGTTCACACCTACCTACACCTCCAAAGGGCAGGGTTGGCAGGGTCATGTGGACGATCCCGTCATTAGAGCAGAATCCTCCACTCCTGGTGTTTTCCAGCACTGTTGTTACCACcttccaaaaaaaaagaaagggggaAGATCAATGTGATGCAAAATACAAGACAATATGTCTACAGCTGTGATGCAGAGTTCTGTGTACTTACAGAGGATTCATCAGAGAAAACATAGAGGGCCAGTGGCCTCTCTCTGCGGTTGATTAAGTCGATGCCTTTCTCCAGAGACTCTACAGTGAGGATGGGCAGGATGGGGCCGAAAATCTCCTCCTCCATTAGAGCATCATCTTCAGCTACATCCACCACCACTGTGGGAGCTGTGGAGAGCACAATGACAGAGGACATCATTATACATGTGGATCATGACATTACAGCCACTATGTGAATGATACAGAACCTCAGTTCTTTTCTTCAAATAACTATGAAATGTTATCATGCTGTATGATCCCACATTTCTAGGTAACGGAATTATCAGCATGTACCCAGCTGCAAAATCACCTAAACCTGCTACAACAGGCTTCAAGTGAGGTTTAAAGGTCACAGAGTTCAGATTTCCACAGCCCAGATCATTTTATTAGCCGGTCAGCTCTGGGGCACTATTTACTATCGTGAACCAAAGTGTGGAGAGAGGTATGCAATATCAAACCTTGTACTtggctttttcttttaaaaatggtcctaacaatatacattttacaCTCTTGTTTAGATGCCACCATACTGCACTCTCCTGCTTCTCAACCCACCTATGTACTTGTCGTCCAGGTTGCTCTCTCCTCCCACAACAACCTTGCCACTGGACCTCTTGAGGAGTTCCATCAGTCGAGTCCAGTGTCGGGGTGTCACGATGCGGGACAGGTCAGGACAGTTCTGAGGCTCCTTGCCATAGAAAGCCTCCAGGACCTCCCGGATGGCAGGCAGCAAGGCGTCCCGGGTGGCCGGTGAGCACAGCACATAGTCCGGAGCCACGCAGCTCTGGCCGAGGTTAAAAAACTTGGCCCACACCAAGCGGCGAGCGGCAGCCTCAATGTCCACCCGTCCGTATATGATGCACGGACACTTGCCACCCAGCTCCAAGGTCACTGGGGTCAGGTGGACCGCGGCTGCCTGCAGGATGGTGCGTGCCACAGGCTGAGAACCTAAAAGTCGGAGCTGAAGTCAGTGTACAAAGAGGAagggattcatcctctggtgaGCATGAATGTAGTTTCTCCAGATTAATAGAATACAGCTGGCTGATATCTTAGCAGCTGAAATCTGACCACAGGTGTAACCATGTGGAAAGGAAATGTTGCACTCTAAATATGTACTGATATTCTGAAAATGTCTACCCTTTGTCGAAACCTAAATCTGTTAATAGCAGAGTGATGCTTTGGATCTTAgcgttttttttgttgtgttttttgcccAAAACAAATTCCTGATATTTTGGTATTGCAACCAGTGTAAAAGGGCAATTTACATATTCCTTCCATAGAAATACTGTGACATGCAGTGATCTGATCCATCCCGGAGGCGTTTACCTGTGTAGAAGATGTGGTCAAAGCGATTCTGCAGAAGGGCCTTGGTCTCCTCTGCGTCGCCACAAACAACTGCGTAACATTCCTGCCAAAATGAGAGTCCCATCTTAGTGCATGTGTCAGATCCACTGTGCCGATCTCTAGCTTATTACATACTCACGCACACGtatttttcaactgtaaaatgtcccgGATGGGGTCACCACCCAACCTTATTTCGACAAGAGAGCTAAAAACATTACTAACCTGGGCCTTATGTCGGAACATTAAGCGCCAAGCATCATGTAGGGAGCATAAGGaacattttaaagcaaaagatcgtaataaaaaaaagactgttGCTGCTCCATGGATATGTAATTGATTTCTGTTCTTCCTCTTTTCATGTAGCATACTTATAACAGTCTGTTCCCTCAACAAATGGATGGAAATATTCTGTGTTTCACTTGATCCCAACCTCAATGACACTACAGGGAAATTATGTAAAAGCTTATGAACTTCCCACAAAGTACTGAATGGTTCTGTATTGACTGTATTCGAGTGTTCTCGGCTCGCTTCtgaataaagacatttacatcACAGCTCGAGTTTCAAGTTTTCTGTGATTAGAAAGATGATCAAAAACTGAGTGTGTTGgtttaacaacaaacaaaaatactaaaaagacaataaaaacatattggaGGGAAAACTCAAAAGTGGCTTTACCTGAGACAGGTATTTGGGGATGAGCTCTGCAATCAGAGCGCCTGTGACGGCGCTGACGTCTGAAGGCTTGATGACCACACAGTTTCCTAGTCAAAGACACCAGCACCATCCAGTCAGTAGACAGCAGTGAATGACAAAATGTACACTTACACATGTTTCTACGGCTTCTTCCTGCAGTTTTAAGCCCAATTCTAGCTCCTTAGCCTTTTCGATGAGGGCTACGTTTACTAAGAGTGCTCGTTGTGAGGTTTTGCGGACTGTGTTGAACTGGATCCGACTTGTATCGAATGTAGCTGCTGATTCCAAATTGATCGttgaaaacatttacagaagaatctgaaaaaaaatctgcaaacTTTGTGGTACTTCAACTTAAAGCTGCACCAACATGGATCACATGACTATTTGTATGTTAAATGAGTCGCTCAATATGATGATCCCACACAGAATTACCCCCAACTCTGtagttcccctcagctttacAGAGCGTTTTGCTCATCTCCACTGTTTTGGTCCACTCTCACTGCTGTCAGTGATGTTTTTGCCGAGCAGGAAATGCACCACGGGTATATAAGATACCGTGGAACTTCCTGATTCCTATGCATAAGCAGCATGCAACCAAGTAGTGCTTGGTACAAATGTACAAATACGGAAGCTCTACGGTTAAGAAGAGGTAAAGCGCAGAAAATAATCAGAACATATCGCGTACACTTGAACTGATGTTGATATTTTTCGGTGGGCCCTTTTTTAGATGGCTAAAATATGTTTTCCtgctgaccctgtccacagcagtacgTTGGCTCAGCTTCAGTGCCAgtacaactctctgcttctccaaactggtGCCACGCTGACCGCCACCCCACTGCAGGGAATACACCGACCATGGGTAAGTACCTCATACAGCGCCACTTCAAAAACCTGAACTACCTGTCAGTTGTATATTGTGGCGATACGGGTGTGGATGATACCTGCAGCAATGGCTCCGATCATTGGTAAGATAGTGAGTTGTAGGGGGTAGTTCCATGCCCCAATGATTAACACGACTCCCAATGGTTCCCGCCGTATGCTACAGTCATCTAGCTTTGTGGCCTGAAAATTGAGGAAtatcaaaaataaattcaacagaaaaagtgttttttaaaatacaaaaaatgacaaatgtgcaACTGCCAAAGGTAAAAATTGCAAAGCAAACATTTGCCTGCTCCACCCTTTTTAAAGGTTTGCTTGGGTTTATTCAAAACTTTAAATAGCAACTAAAGGGGCCCTCAACCAATATCAACATGAAGTGCAGTTTATTGGCATTTctattggtcagacaaaatacTTAATAAAAACGTTCTAAAAAATAACTGATTGATGATCATTGTTGAGCCCTTTAATGTAGATAAAAATATGTGCAACACCCAGTGTAATAAAATCATTGTTACACCTACCAGGTTCTTGCTGACATACTCCGGCTGCATCCAGGTTGTGAAGTTAGCAATAGTGTGGTGTAGGTCATTGATCACTATATCAACCTCGGACATGACGGCCTCAAATTTTGGCTGATGTGCAAAGACAGCAATAAGAAAGGGAAGTTAAAGCTTACTGAACTgtagcaaacacacaaaatgataTACTGTGCTTCAAATACCCTGCATGTGAGCATGCAACCATAGGCACCTTTTACAGGTTAATCTCTTTGTATTCACAGTATCCCagagtttttaaatgtgttgtctGCGCTGGCAAACCAGTAGTGATGTGTTTAATGTCAACCAGCAATGACTGGTTTGCCAGAgctggaggggggggggggcaaccgTAACGACAGCAGCAACTCAGTACGCCAGAGCCTAAACGTCTAGGTTtgtgttgacagtgttgtgCAATTGCTCTCACTGTCAGAAAGGGCAGACAAAGGTTGTGCACTGTCGGTTTaaacaatcaaataaaacaaatgtagttAAAGCTGGGGGAGGCAATCTATTTCAGAggcctttttgttttatttgttgaaattctctttacgtTCCAATGGTTTTCAATCAGTCGAAtgctcccacacaaaaaaggaaacaaatcctgtatctgtggctgtggcaggactgtaataagcaggCCTACCTGCCCGTCTACCTGAGCTAAAGTCACTCCTGCACTCACTGTGCATCAACATGTTTTTGGGGAGTGGCTTTTGAAGGGAGGACTGAAGGGGATATCTTTTAgttggatacttttaaaatcTTTCTGTCTCTTAGTTCTCCAATGTTCTCTACCGCAGCTTAaatatgtgtttaaaaaaaaaagtttagtgtGTAAACTCAGCCCAAAATCAGAACTGGAGAAACAAAAATAAGTTGAAtaggaggaggaaggaaaacattacattactgttctttttaaggaaaatgtTCAGTAGCTTTTACTTTCAGACTGTTCCCTTACAGGCTTTATCAAATGTTCAATGTCACCATCACGAGGACAGCTAGGGTAGAAAAGGGCCAGACAGAACTGCTGTGCCAGTTAGTATCAGGCTGTTAATCCTTTGGGTTTGTTTGGTTGCATATTTTTGTGTTGAGGaagtagagtgtgtgtgttgtactgaTGCGAGCATACCTTTGCGAGGTCCTTGTGCAGTGCATCTAAAATCCGTTCCTCATTATCTTTGATCATGGACATAAGCTTGGTCAGCTGAGTTTGACGAAACTGCTCTGGTATTGTGATGCCTGAACGAAACGCTGACCCCAACCTGTCCACAACCTGCCTCTGGGTCTCCATCCTTTCACCtggaacgcacacacacacacacacacagaaataaatctCAGCTTTCTGATGACTTGAAATGAGAAAAGGAAGAACTCCccacattttataaactaaatgGCTATTGTTATTTCAGCAAGGCTATTCTGAGTTTTTGTGTCTATAACTGTGAAAGAAGTCTTTCTGACAAGCACTTGTCAGAAAGTTTAAAGTAAGCTAGttgaataatgaatgaaatatcGTTGCATATTAAGTATTGCTTTATTAAAGATGTTCCCAGGAAAAATAAGGGCGTGGCTCTTTTTCTTGCTTATGTGCCTGCCATGCTTTTAAAAGCCCTTGTTCAGCATCTGCTCTCTGGCATATTCCGCACTGTTACAAGGTTATCACCACAAGCCATAGACTGGatggctttccgttggtttcatcttctgataTCCTGTAACACTACTGTGTAGGCTACATCTTTATTTGCAACTGACATCACTTCTCCCAGATAAATCACTGCGGCTGGCtttttgtggcgcagcagctTTTCCAGCCGTTTATCAGATGTAGTCGGTGTGATCAGCTGAATGTGCAggctctctcttcctttctttgcTTTATTAAAGTCTTTAATAACTTGTTTAGGCCCACTCCTTTTTTATAGGCCTAGCCAACTTCTTCCAAGGAATTTAATTCCTTTTTTGAGTATTTGAGTATCAACTTATTAAGTGGTCTGATACAATTTCAGCAGTTGGGCTatttgaaaacaaagaaagatcACATTGCTTGACCATAacgacaataaaaacaataataccaATTAACCACTATGGCATTTTACATGGGTAGGCTACTGGTATCGTAAATATGTGGACGAGGCTACCCACACACCACTGTCAGACAGCGAGGGCACGCATCAGTCTCAGGTGCCACAAGC is from Micropterus dolomieu isolate WLL.071019.BEF.003 ecotype Adirondacks linkage group LG02, ASM2129224v1, whole genome shotgun sequence and encodes:
- the aldh3b1 gene encoding aldehyde dehydrogenase family 3 member B1 isoform X2, with protein sequence METQRQVVDRLGSAFRSGITIPEQFRQTQLTKLMSMIKDNEERILDALHKDLAKPKFEAVMSEVDIVINDLHHTIANFTTWMQPEYVSKNLATKLDDCSIRREPLGVVLIIGAWNYPLQLTILPMIGAIAAGNCVVIKPSDVSAVTGALIAELIPKYLSQECYAVVCGDAEETKALLQNRFDHIFYTGSQPVARTILQAAAVHLTPVTLELGGKCPCIIYGRVDIEAAARRLVWAKFFNLGQSCVAPDYVLCSPATRDALLPAIREVLEAFYGKEPQNCPDLSRIVTPRHWTRLMELLKRSSGKVVVGGESNLDDKYIAPTVVVDVAEDDALMEEEIFGPILPILTVESLEKGIDLINRRERPLALYVFSDESSVVTTVLENTRSGGFCSNDGIVHMTLPTLPFGGVGASGWGSYHGRWTFETFSHRRACMLRGWALERLNRLRYPPYSDNKLSWLRWTTSSKGSCSLM
- the aldh3b1 gene encoding aldehyde dehydrogenase family 3 member B1 isoform X1 is translated as METQRQVVDRLGSAFRSGITIPEQFRQTQLTKLMSMIKDNEERILDALHKDLAKPKFEAVMSEVDIVINDLHHTIANFTTWMQPEYVSKNLATKLDDCSIRREPLGVVLIIGAWNYPLQLTILPMIGAIAAVGWRSAWHQFGEAESCTGTEAEPTYCCGQGNCVVIKPSDVSAVTGALIAELIPKYLSQECYAVVCGDAEETKALLQNRFDHIFYTGSQPVARTILQAAAVHLTPVTLELGGKCPCIIYGRVDIEAAARRLVWAKFFNLGQSCVAPDYVLCSPATRDALLPAIREVLEAFYGKEPQNCPDLSRIVTPRHWTRLMELLKRSSGKVVVGGESNLDDKYIAPTVVVDVAEDDALMEEEIFGPILPILTVESLEKGIDLINRRERPLALYVFSDESSVVTTVLENTRSGGFCSNDGIVHMTLPTLPFGGVGASGWGSYHGRWTFETFSHRRACMLRGWALERLNRLRYPPYSDNKLSWLRWTTSSKGSCSLM